The following proteins come from a genomic window of Pseudomonas putida:
- a CDS encoding polysaccharide biosynthesis/export family protein, with the protein MARLLISIFCVFVAWSGGSVADQGNSAYLLSPGDRVLISVWQEDTLRQETVVLPDGSITFPLAGRIDVAGLDVTAVADKVTAGLKPYLADPNVSVVVTGTAGNLVYVQGKVIKPGPVPMAGPTAVLQALSMSGGMDKFADESAIKVIRGSGPSQKVLPVRYKDLVSGRDMSTNFQLQAGDTLVVP; encoded by the coding sequence ATGGCGCGTTTGCTGATTTCCATATTCTGCGTTTTCGTTGCTTGGTCCGGCGGCAGTGTTGCTGATCAGGGCAACTCCGCTTATCTGCTCAGCCCCGGTGACAGGGTGCTGATTTCGGTCTGGCAGGAGGATACCCTTCGCCAGGAAACCGTCGTACTTCCCGATGGCAGCATCACCTTCCCTCTGGCAGGCCGAATCGACGTGGCCGGCCTGGACGTCACAGCGGTTGCCGATAAGGTCACTGCCGGCCTCAAGCCCTACTTGGCCGATCCTAATGTAAGCGTCGTTGTCACGGGCACGGCGGGCAACCTTGTGTATGTGCAAGGCAAAGTCATCAAGCCAGGCCCGGTACCCATGGCAGGCCCTACGGCGGTGCTTCAGGCGCTGAGCATGTCGGGTGGAATGGACAAATTCGCCGACGAAAGCGCCATCAAGGTCATCCGCGGCAGCGGCCCATCACAAAAGGTATTGCCGGTGCGCTACAAGGATCTGGTTTCTGGGCGCGACATGTCCACCAACTTCCAACTCCAGGCTGGCGATACGCTGGTCGTACCTTGA